One window of Vibrio atlanticus genomic DNA carries:
- a CDS encoding catalase, producing MSKKLTTAAGCPVAHNQNVQTAGKRGPQLLQDVWFLEKMAHFDREVIPERRMHAKGSGAYGTFTVTHDITKYTKAKLFSEIGKTTDLFARFTTVAGERGAADAERDIRGFALKFYTEEGNWDMVGNNTPVFFLRDPLKFPDLNHAVKRDPRTNMRSAKNNWDFWTSLPEALHQITIVMSDRGIPATYRHMHGFGSHTFSFINADNERFWVKFHFKSQQGIKNLSDAEAAQVIGDDRESHQRDLLDSIDNQDFPKWTLKVQVMPEADAAKVPYNPFDLTKIWPHADYPLIEVGEFELNRNPQNFFAEVEQSAFNPANVVPGISFSPDKMLQGRLFAYGDAQRYRLGVNHQHIPVNAPRCPVHSYHRDGAMRVDGNFGSTLGYEPNNEGQWAEQPDFAEPALNLDGAAAHWDHREDEDYFSQPGDLFRLMTPEKQAILFDNTARNLGGVPKEIQLRHLRHCYKADPAYGEGIGKLLEIDVSEFKS from the coding sequence ATGAGTAAAAAACTAACTACAGCTGCGGGTTGTCCTGTTGCTCATAACCAGAATGTTCAAACTGCGGGTAAGCGCGGTCCTCAACTTCTTCAAGATGTTTGGTTTTTAGAAAAGATGGCGCATTTTGACCGCGAAGTCATTCCAGAGCGTCGTATGCACGCGAAAGGTTCAGGCGCTTACGGTACATTTACTGTTACGCATGACATTACCAAATACACCAAGGCAAAACTGTTTTCTGAAATAGGTAAAACGACCGACTTGTTCGCTCGTTTTACAACGGTTGCGGGTGAGCGCGGCGCCGCTGATGCTGAGCGTGATATCCGCGGCTTTGCATTGAAGTTTTATACCGAAGAAGGCAACTGGGATATGGTGGGTAACAACACCCCAGTATTCTTCCTTCGTGATCCTCTTAAGTTTCCAGATCTAAACCATGCGGTTAAGCGTGACCCGCGCACTAACATGCGCAGTGCGAAGAACAACTGGGATTTCTGGACTTCTTTGCCGGAAGCTCTACACCAAATTACCATCGTGATGAGTGATCGTGGTATCCCTGCTACTTACCGTCATATGCATGGTTTTGGTAGCCATACATTCAGCTTTATTAATGCAGACAACGAACGTTTCTGGGTTAAGTTCCACTTCAAATCTCAGCAAGGTATTAAGAACTTGTCTGATGCAGAAGCGGCACAAGTGATCGGCGATGACCGCGAAAGTCATCAACGTGATCTGCTAGACAGCATTGATAATCAAGACTTCCCTAAATGGACACTGAAAGTTCAAGTGATGCCAGAAGCGGACGCAGCGAAAGTGCCATACAACCCGTTCGATCTGACTAAGATCTGGCCACACGCAGATTACCCATTAATTGAAGTGGGTGAGTTTGAATTGAACCGTAACCCACAAAACTTCTTCGCTGAAGTTGAGCAGTCTGCATTCAACCCGGCAAACGTGGTTCCGGGTATCAGCTTCTCACCAGACAAGATGTTACAAGGCCGTCTGTTTGCTTACGGTGATGCACAGCGCTACCGTTTGGGTGTTAACCATCAGCATATCCCAGTAAACGCACCTCGTTGCCCTGTCCACAGCTACCACCGTGATGGTGCGATGCGTGTTGATGGTAACTTTGGTAGCACACTTGGCTATGAGCCAAACAACGAAGGCCAATGGGCAGAGCAGCCAGACTTTGCAGAGCCAGCATTGAACCTAGATGGTGCTGCAGCGCATTGGGATCACCGCGAAGATGAAGATTACTTCTCGCAACCGGGTGACTTGTTCCGCCTGATGACGCCAGAGAAACAAGCGATTCTGTTTGATAACACTGCTCGTAACCTAGGCGGCGTGCCTAAAGAGATTCAGCTGCGTCACTTAAGACACTGTTACAAAGCCGACCCAGCATACGGAGAAGGCATTGGTAAGCTACTTGAAATCGATGTAAGCGAATTTAAGTCGTAA
- a CDS encoding glycerate kinase has protein sequence MKIVIAPDSFKESLSAVSVAACIEKGFREIFPDADYVTLPLADGGEGTVDVLLQGLAGQKRTNKVQGPLGELVSAEWAMLEPSAQRTMRTALIEIAAASGLDLLTSEQRDPLVASSFGTGQLILEAIEQGAQTIILGLGGSATNDGGAGIVQALGGRLLDRNGQELGRGGAALAELASIDLTGLDSRCADVELIVACDVDNPLCGDNGASYIFGPQKGATPEQVLMLDKALENFAQVAETQGYAGGDEPVYKRVGYGAAGGTPMGLGLLFNIQIKPGIEMVLDVLQADDLLKGADLVITGEGQMDNQTLQGKTPYGIAKRASLQGIPIIGIAGSLGTEVEALYGEMNSLFGTVRSPQSLDQVLLEAELNLTRTARNIAATLKVGHAILK, from the coding sequence ATGAAAATTGTTATTGCACCAGACTCGTTTAAAGAATCTTTATCGGCGGTATCGGTGGCGGCGTGTATTGAAAAGGGCTTTCGTGAAATCTTCCCTGACGCTGACTATGTGACCTTGCCTCTGGCCGATGGTGGCGAAGGTACGGTAGATGTATTGCTACAAGGTTTAGCCGGACAAAAGCGAACAAATAAAGTCCAAGGGCCATTGGGTGAGTTGGTTAGTGCAGAATGGGCGATGTTAGAACCGTCAGCTCAGAGAACCATGAGAACGGCTTTGATAGAGATAGCTGCTGCGTCTGGTTTGGACTTGCTTACATCAGAACAGCGCGATCCTTTGGTTGCTTCTTCTTTTGGTACTGGGCAACTGATACTCGAAGCGATAGAGCAGGGTGCTCAAACCATCATTCTTGGGTTGGGTGGCAGTGCGACTAACGATGGCGGTGCAGGTATTGTTCAAGCTCTAGGTGGGCGCTTACTCGATAGGAATGGACAAGAGCTTGGTAGAGGTGGTGCTGCACTTGCAGAACTTGCATCAATAGATCTTACCGGCTTAGATTCGCGCTGTGCAGATGTCGAATTGATTGTGGCGTGTGATGTTGATAACCCATTGTGTGGCGATAACGGTGCCAGCTATATATTTGGTCCGCAAAAAGGAGCGACACCTGAACAAGTCTTAATGCTTGATAAGGCGCTTGAGAATTTTGCTCAAGTTGCAGAAACGCAAGGTTATGCCGGTGGCGATGAGCCTGTTTACAAGCGCGTGGGTTATGGCGCAGCTGGTGGCACGCCGATGGGGCTTGGTTTGTTATTCAATATCCAAATTAAACCCGGCATTGAGATGGTGCTCGATGTTTTGCAAGCTGATGATCTATTGAAAGGTGCCGACTTGGTGATTACTGGCGAAGGGCAGATGGACAACCAAACTCTGCAAGGGAAAACGCCTTATGGCATTGCTAAACGAGCGAGCTTACAAGGCATTCCGATCATAGGCATTGCTGGCTCACTGGGAACAGAAGTAGAAGCACTTTATGGTGAAATGAACAGCTTGTTTGGTACGGTTCGTTCTCCTCAGTCACTTGACCAAGTTCTGCTAGAAGCCGAACTAAACCTTACCAGAACGGCGAGAAATATCGCTGCGACTCTGAAAGTAGGCCATGCGATCTTGAAATAA
- a CDS encoding ferredoxin--NADP reductase, translated as MTDIPHGLVTGKVVHKTEWTEQLFSLQVSAPVSPYQAGQFTKLGLRNSEGEFVRRAYSMVNAPEHEQGHQHLEFLIIKDQNGQLSPQLHELKVGDDIFVGKDPSGFMTLEEIPEIADDLWMLSTGTAVGPFISMLESMQIQQHNGSESEKVTSFKNLVLVHAVRTEQDLTYQDRINQLVNHFQGKLQYVPIISRESVTGTLRGRIPSLLLGGDLEQTTSVTFNQTRSFFYLCGNPQMVRDTSEALTNLGFEKHLRRKPGQFSSENYW; from the coding sequence ATGACAGATATTCCTCATGGCTTAGTAACCGGAAAAGTCGTACACAAGACCGAATGGACAGAGCAACTGTTCTCGCTGCAAGTCAGTGCGCCAGTCTCGCCCTACCAAGCGGGGCAGTTCACTAAGCTGGGGCTACGTAACAGTGAAGGCGAGTTTGTCAGACGTGCTTATTCCATGGTGAATGCGCCAGAGCACGAACAAGGTCATCAACATCTGGAATTTTTGATTATTAAGGATCAGAACGGGCAGCTTTCACCTCAACTTCATGAGTTGAAGGTAGGCGATGACATATTTGTCGGCAAAGACCCAAGTGGGTTCATGACATTAGAGGAGATCCCAGAGATCGCCGACGATCTATGGATGCTTTCAACCGGAACCGCCGTTGGGCCTTTTATCTCAATGCTCGAAAGCATGCAGATACAGCAGCATAACGGCTCTGAATCTGAAAAAGTCACCTCGTTCAAAAACCTTGTACTGGTTCATGCCGTAAGAACAGAGCAAGACCTCACGTATCAAGATCGAATCAATCAACTCGTTAATCACTTCCAAGGGAAACTACAATATGTGCCAATTATTTCTAGAGAATCAGTCACCGGAACTTTGCGCGGACGAATCCCAAGCTTGTTACTTGGCGGCGACCTTGAGCAAACCACGTCTGTCACTTTCAATCAAACCCGCAGTTTTTTCTACCTTTGTGGCAATCCGCAAATGGTTCGCGACACAAGTGAAGCACTAACCAACTTAGGTTTCGAGAAGCACTTACGCCGAAAGCCCGGCCAATTCAGCAGTGAAAACTACTGGTAA
- a CDS encoding TRAP transporter small permease, whose translation MQSVFKSIWKSIDVIMAVILTCMVALVFTNVVLRYGFSSGLRPSVELSRLGLVWVVMLGAAVVLRRGEHLAVAEVSERLFPKAVPVLRRICWVIVLISVGMLYVGSYRQMMSNWSDISQLTGLPSALFYLAGVVSGLLMGVIAFMRIFKPDWQLDSLDEEKE comes from the coding sequence ATGCAAAGTGTATTTAAGAGTATTTGGAAAAGTATCGATGTCATCATGGCGGTCATTCTGACCTGCATGGTTGCGCTCGTATTTACGAACGTAGTACTACGTTACGGCTTTTCTTCTGGTCTTCGTCCCTCTGTAGAACTATCTCGCCTTGGTCTTGTATGGGTTGTCATGCTCGGTGCTGCCGTTGTGCTGCGCCGAGGTGAACACCTCGCTGTTGCGGAGGTTTCTGAACGACTCTTCCCAAAAGCAGTCCCCGTACTAAGACGTATCTGCTGGGTAATAGTACTGATATCTGTAGGCATGCTTTACGTCGGTTCATATCGTCAAATGATGTCTAATTGGTCAGATATTTCTCAGCTTACAGGGCTTCCTTCAGCATTATTTTACTTAGCCGGTGTGGTGTCAGGTTTGTTAATGGGCGTGATTGCCTTTATGCGAATCTTCAAGCCCGACTGGCAGCTAGATAGCTTAGATGAGGAGAAAGAATAA
- a CDS encoding DUF1971 domain-containing protein — translation MSHLRIPSHWKIQRSTPFFTKDNIPAALLNHHNTAEGVFGQICVMKGTVTFYGFADANATEPESVITILPGQFATSPPQYWHRVELSDDAQFNINFWSEKETKKMFNTRK, via the coding sequence ATGAGTCATTTACGTATTCCGTCACACTGGAAAATTCAACGTTCAACGCCATTTTTCACCAAAGACAACATACCGGCTGCATTGCTTAATCACCACAACACCGCAGAAGGTGTATTCGGGCAGATCTGCGTAATGAAAGGCACCGTCACCTTCTATGGTTTTGCTGATGCAAACGCGACAGAACCGGAAAGTGTTATTACGATCCTGCCTGGGCAATTTGCCACCAGCCCACCTCAATATTGGCATCGAGTAGAGCTTAGCGACGACGCACAATTCAACATTAACTTCTGGTCTGAGAAAGAGACTAAGAAGATGTTCAACACCCGAAAGTAA
- a CDS encoding patatin-like phospholipase family protein, translating into MSKSALIVEGGAMRGIFAAGVLDAFMQDDFRPYDFAIGVSAGVSNLVGYLSQAPKRSYNVITTMATDKTFFNPARFAKGGNLVDVKWLWDESNHRYPLDCGQLFSSVPLIAAVTNVDTGSADYYHIKPENLSNVVEATTALPIAYRETPCFSGGCYTDGGVADSIPVREAYRRGARDITVILSHPLSYRMKPQKYQWMLKKLLKKFPNIAESMAVRAENYNQSLEFIRNPPKDATIKVIAPPEAFAVKRLTMDQTVLNAGYEMGVKAGEEHLAIRKGVYGLDTEDCHFCV; encoded by the coding sequence ATGAGTAAGAGCGCATTAATCGTTGAAGGTGGGGCAATGAGAGGCATCTTCGCAGCAGGAGTATTGGACGCTTTTATGCAAGACGATTTCCGTCCTTATGATTTTGCTATTGGCGTATCTGCGGGTGTGTCGAATTTGGTTGGTTACTTATCTCAAGCTCCGAAGCGTAGCTACAACGTGATTACTACCATGGCGACGGATAAAACGTTCTTCAATCCTGCTCGCTTTGCTAAAGGTGGCAATTTGGTCGACGTTAAGTGGTTGTGGGATGAATCTAACCATCGTTATCCACTGGATTGCGGTCAGCTGTTCTCAAGTGTTCCTTTAATTGCTGCTGTAACTAACGTCGATACTGGCAGTGCCGATTACTATCATATCAAGCCTGAAAACCTTTCTAACGTGGTTGAAGCAACCACCGCGTTACCTATCGCTTACCGTGAAACACCGTGCTTCTCTGGTGGTTGCTATACCGATGGTGGTGTAGCCGACTCTATTCCGGTTCGCGAAGCCTATCGTCGTGGTGCACGAGACATTACCGTGATTCTTTCTCACCCATTAAGCTACCGAATGAAGCCGCAGAAGTATCAGTGGATGCTGAAAAAGCTGCTAAAGAAATTCCCTAATATTGCAGAGTCGATGGCGGTGCGTGCCGAAAACTATAACCAGTCTTTGGAGTTCATTCGTAACCCTCCAAAAGATGCGACCATCAAGGTGATTGCGCCACCAGAAGCGTTTGCAGTGAAGCGTTTGACAATGGATCAAACGGTCTTGAATGCAGGTTATGAGATGGGTGTGAAAGCAGGGGAAGAGCACCTTGCCATTAGAAAGGGTGTCTATGGCTTAGATACCGAAGATTGTCATTTCTGCGTTTAG
- a CDS encoding 2-hydroxyacid dehydrogenase: MLNIAFFSSKSYDEKSFELAKGELNAEFHFHDFRLTTTTAKMAHDNEVVCAFVNDDLSRDVLEILAKGGTKLIAMRCAGFDKVDLDAAKEFGLQVVRVPAYSPESVAEHTVGMMMCLNRKLHKAYQRTRDANFSLEGLVGFNFHGKTVGVIGSGKIGLATMRILKGLGMNILCYDPYPNPLAKELGAKYVELDELYQESDVISLHCPMSKENYHLLDATAFEKMKDGVMIVNTSRGELLDSTAAIEALKQSKIGALGLDVYDNEKELFFQDKSNDVIVDDVFRRLSACHNVLFTGHQAFLTKDALFNIANTTLTSVDAFFTGNTSGNELV; this comes from the coding sequence ATGCTCAACATTGCTTTTTTTAGCTCAAAATCATACGACGAAAAATCATTTGAACTGGCAAAAGGCGAACTCAACGCCGAGTTCCATTTTCACGATTTTCGACTCACTACAACAACAGCAAAAATGGCGCACGACAACGAAGTGGTTTGTGCGTTTGTAAACGATGACCTATCGCGAGACGTGTTAGAGATTCTTGCTAAAGGCGGCACCAAGCTGATCGCGATGCGCTGTGCGGGCTTTGATAAAGTCGACCTAGACGCAGCCAAAGAGTTTGGTCTGCAAGTGGTTCGCGTTCCGGCTTATTCTCCAGAATCAGTAGCAGAGCACACAGTCGGCATGATGATGTGTTTGAACCGTAAACTACACAAAGCATACCAACGTACTCGTGATGCGAACTTCTCTCTTGAGGGTTTGGTTGGCTTTAACTTCCACGGTAAAACTGTTGGTGTGATCGGCTCTGGCAAAATTGGGCTAGCAACCATGCGTATTCTGAAAGGTTTAGGCATGAACATCCTATGCTACGACCCATACCCGAACCCATTGGCAAAAGAACTGGGCGCTAAATACGTTGAGCTCGACGAGCTTTACCAAGAATCTGACGTGATTTCTCTGCATTGCCCAATGAGTAAAGAGAACTACCACCTGTTGGATGCAACGGCATTTGAGAAAATGAAAGATGGCGTGATGATCGTCAACACCAGCCGTGGTGAACTACTGGATTCAACCGCAGCAATCGAAGCGTTGAAACAAAGCAAGATTGGCGCGCTTGGCCTTGATGTCTACGACAACGAGAAAGAGTTGTTCTTCCAAGACAAATCTAACGATGTGATTGTGGATGACGTATTCCGTCGCCTATCTGCTTGTCACAATGTATTGTTTACAGGTCACCAAGCCTTCTTGACCAAAGATGCTTTGTTCAACATCGCCAATACAACGCTCACCAGTGTTGATGCCTTCTTTACTGGCAATACCAGCGGCAACGAACTGGTTTAA
- a CDS encoding TRAP transporter large permease subunit: protein MTLAIFLSVLIVSILLGLPVAFALLLSSMALMLHMDFFSADILAQSLINGVDSFTLLAIPFFLIAGEVMASGGLSQRIVRLATTYVGHRQGGLGYVAIMTSVLLAGLSGSAVADAAALVSILYPMMKAAKYPEAPSMGLLASGGIIAPVIPPSIPLILVGVAGGISIKNLFLGGIVPGLLMGMTLMFVWRWTVRKENLATSEKATKAEKRAALREGVWALMLPVIIIVGIRFGIFTPTEAAVVAATYAIFISTFVYKELTIKKFYHIVLNAGRSTAMVMFLVGCAMVAAWLITVAQLPQQLAEMLGPLVDSPRLLMAVIMLLVLCVGMVMDLSPTILILVPLLMPVIKMAGIDPTYFGLLFVINCSIGLITPPVGTVLNVVCGVARVPMSTAVKGVLPFIAAYMALLTLFVIFPSIITVPMSFVIG, encoded by the coding sequence ATGACGTTAGCCATTTTCTTATCGGTATTGATTGTCTCAATCTTACTTGGTCTTCCTGTTGCGTTTGCACTGTTATTGTCTTCAATGGCGCTGATGCTTCACATGGACTTCTTTAGTGCAGACATTCTTGCGCAGTCTTTAATTAATGGTGTCGACAGCTTCACTCTGCTTGCCATTCCATTCTTCCTCATTGCGGGTGAAGTAATGGCATCGGGTGGTTTGTCGCAGCGTATTGTTCGCCTAGCAACCACTTATGTGGGACACCGTCAAGGTGGCTTGGGTTACGTTGCAATAATGACTTCGGTACTGCTTGCTGGTCTCTCTGGCTCAGCTGTAGCAGATGCAGCAGCCTTGGTCAGTATTCTTTACCCAATGATGAAAGCCGCGAAATACCCAGAAGCACCTTCAATGGGCTTACTTGCTTCAGGCGGTATCATCGCACCTGTTATTCCACCTTCAATTCCATTAATTCTTGTTGGTGTTGCTGGCGGCATTTCGATCAAAAACCTGTTCCTAGGCGGCATTGTTCCTGGCCTGTTAATGGGTATGACATTGATGTTTGTGTGGCGCTGGACAGTTCGTAAAGAAAACCTAGCGACATCAGAAAAAGCGACAAAAGCAGAAAAGCGCGCAGCACTTAGAGAAGGTGTATGGGCCTTAATGCTGCCAGTCATCATCATTGTCGGTATTCGTTTCGGCATTTTTACACCGACAGAAGCCGCTGTAGTCGCCGCCACTTACGCTATTTTCATCTCAACGTTTGTTTATAAAGAACTCACTATTAAGAAGTTCTACCACATCGTACTCAACGCAGGTCGCTCGACCGCAATGGTTATGTTCTTGGTGGGTTGTGCAATGGTTGCAGCGTGGTTAATTACTGTTGCTCAGCTTCCTCAACAACTCGCAGAAATGTTAGGTCCACTGGTGGATAGCCCACGCCTATTAATGGCAGTAATTATGTTGCTCGTACTTTGTGTCGGCATGGTTATGGACTTGAGCCCAACGATTCTAATCCTTGTACCCCTTTTAATGCCTGTCATCAAGATGGCTGGGATTGACCCAACGTACTTCGGCCTACTGTTCGTTATCAACTGTTCAATTGGCTTGATTACGCCTCCTGTAGGCACCGTACTAAACGTAGTGTGTGGTGTAGCGAGAGTACCAATGTCGACTGCAGTGAAAGGTGTATTGCCCTTCATCGCGGCTTACATGGCTCTGCTCACACTGTTTGTCATCTTCCCAAGCATTATCACTGTGCCAATGTCGTTTGTCATTGGTTAA
- the yiaK gene encoding 3-dehydro-L-gulonate 2-dehydrogenase, which produces MPLVSTEKLQQEYERILLARDMKPEMATKLAAGFVEMANEGTYSHGINRFPVFIDQVDKGQIKLNAEPECVNSMGALEQWDCNYGPGVLNGLICAERAMELARDYGIGMVGMRNSNHWMRGGAYVLKMAREGFAGIASTNSIAVMPAWGGKDHRVGSNPLIMAVAGDPPVVVDCSMSQFSYGQLQNFVLADKELPVVGGFDNEGELTKDPHVLWENKRLLPMGFWKGSSMAIVLDMMLTAITGGHSVPALTEDMGGEFGVSQFLIAIDLSKTMDQSTYAQEMKRIRDYVLESEPAETGSVMIAGSEIENFIKKHEAAGGIEINDGIWEQITSL; this is translated from the coding sequence ATGCCTTTAGTATCAACAGAAAAACTACAACAAGAATACGAACGAATCCTTTTAGCTCGCGACATGAAGCCAGAGATGGCAACCAAGCTTGCGGCTGGTTTTGTTGAGATGGCAAACGAAGGCACTTACTCACATGGCATCAACCGTTTTCCAGTATTCATTGACCAAGTAGATAAAGGTCAAATCAAACTCAATGCGGAACCAGAATGCGTTAACAGCATGGGTGCACTCGAACAATGGGATTGTAACTACGGCCCAGGCGTTCTTAACGGTCTTATCTGTGCAGAACGTGCCATGGAATTGGCTCGTGACTACGGCATTGGCATGGTCGGTATGCGTAATTCTAACCACTGGATGCGTGGCGGTGCTTACGTATTGAAAATGGCTCGCGAAGGTTTTGCAGGAATTGCATCAACCAACTCAATCGCAGTGATGCCAGCATGGGGTGGTAAAGATCACCGTGTTGGTTCAAACCCTCTCATCATGGCGGTTGCGGGCGATCCACCGGTGGTTGTTGACTGTTCAATGAGCCAATTTTCTTACGGCCAGCTACAAAACTTCGTGCTTGCTGACAAAGAACTCCCTGTTGTTGGTGGCTTTGACAACGAAGGTGAACTCACTAAAGACCCGCATGTGCTTTGGGAAAACAAACGCCTACTTCCAATGGGTTTCTGGAAAGGTTCATCAATGGCAATCGTACTAGACATGATGCTAACGGCAATCACTGGCGGCCACTCAGTACCCGCACTGACTGAAGATATGGGTGGCGAGTTTGGTGTATCTCAATTCCTTATCGCTATCGACTTAAGCAAGACAATGGACCAAAGCACTTACGCACAAGAGATGAAACGCATCCGCGATTACGTACTTGAGTCAGAGCCTGCAGAAACAGGTTCAGTGATGATTGCTGGTTCTGAAATTGAAAACTTCATCAAGAAACACGAAGCAGCTGGCGGCATTGAAATTAACGATGGAATTTGGGAACAAATTACGTCTCTGTAA